The genomic segment GAGGATGCGGTACAAACGCAGATATTCAAACATGGTCAGGCCCAGATCCTCGCGGAACAGCCGGGTCAGATGGCGGGCCGAATAGGGAAAGGCGGCGGTGAAGTCATCCATGCCCAAGGGCCGGGCGTGGCTGCTTTCGATGAAGCTGACGATCTCGCGGGTCAGAGGCGTGGATGGAAGCGGCAGGCGAACGATGGACGCCGGTATATTCAGGGTTTTGGGGATGAGTTTCAGAAGAAGATTCAGGCAGTCCTGGGTCAGGCCATGCAAATCGGCTTGATCGTGGATGACGATGCGATCGAGCAGGTTTTGCTCCAAGGCGCTGGCCCGGAAGATGACAATCCCCGACACCGACGCCGTGAAAAGCCCTGGTGAAAGGGAAAGTGCCTTGTAGTCCACCCCTGCCCCCAGAACCGTGAACCGATGCGGCCAGCCGGCCGGAATGAAGGCGGTCAGGCCGGCAAGGATGGGCTGCTTGCGGCATTCGTCCACCAGCAGGGAAACGCCGCGATGGACATGCAGAATTTGATGGGTCTGCCGCGCCTGCGAATGTCTGGCGGACTGGGGATCCAGATGCCCGGCCATGGTCAGGGCCGGCGGGGATGACGTGGAAAAATGAGGGGAAATGGTTTGGGTCATGAACTGCTCCTCGAATGTCCGATTCCGAGACTACGTTGCCTTTTATGCAAGGAGTGCTCGCGTTCCCGAGCCTCAAAATGCGACAAGCCGCCCAGGGGCGGCTTGTTCGTAACGAATTTTGGCCGGTCTATTCCTGCCATTCAAAAATCTCGTCCAACTGCCCAAGGTAGGGCCGAATCGCATCCTGATGCTCAATGGGCGCGTCCAGGCTTTTTTCGAATTCCTCGATACCACGTTGGATGCTGTCCCGGATTTCCGCCTTCTGGGCCTCGGGGATGTCCGGGTTGGATTCGATTTCCTTGAGGGATTCGGCCATCTGGGCGGGGATGTTCCGCCCTTCGGCCCCCAGTTTGACGGTCATATAGGCCTTCATGACCAATGGCGTCACCGCGACCCAGGACTCCTCGTCAAAACCATGCTTTTCAAGAATCTCCATCAGATCGGCATGACGCTTCAGGCCGGATGCCCAATCGGTCACGAGCTTGGCCGTGCTGCTGGCGTCGCCGTCGTCGCCGATTTCGTCCGCGTACTGATCGAAATACGGCTTGAGATCCTTCATGGCATTCACGAAGCCCTCGACATGCTCGCCCGGCAGCGCCTCGGCCCGGACAAAAGATGCAAACATCAGAAAAATCATGATAACTCCGAACAATCGCGCCAATCCCATGCTTCCTCCTCGCAAAGTATTCACCAATACATAATCCATTTGTCGCTTTCGCTGTTCCCGGTCGTTGCTCTTTCAGGTCATTATATTTATGTGATGCCGAACTCAAGAGAATCGGATATATCCGAGCCACAATCAGCATATTCCCCTGGAGGCATTCATGAATCCGCAAGGTCTTTTGTACGCGAAATCACACGAATGGGTAAAAATTGACGGCGACGTGGCCACGGTCGGCATCACGCACTTCGCCCAGGAACAACTTGGCGATCTGACGTTTGTCGAACTACCCCAGGTGGGCTCCACGGCCGAAGCGGGTGCGGAAATCGGCACCGTGGAATCGGTCAAGGCGGCCAGCGAAATCTATTCTCCGGTCAGCGGTGAAATCGTTGAAATCAATGCCGAGCTGGAGAGCGCCCCGGAACTGATCAACCAGGACGCCTTTGGCGCGGGATGGATGTTCAAGGTCAAACTGTCCGCCCAGCCGTCCGGACTGCTGGACACCACGGCCTACGACGCACACTGCGCCACGGAAGCCCACTAGAATCGTCATCCGGGAGACACCATGCCCTTCATTCCCCACACCCCCGAGGAACAGCGCGACATGCTGGCCGCCATCGGCGCGCCCAGCATCGAGGCCTTGTTCGAGGATATTCCAGCGGCCTTCCGCGCCCAGGAACTCAGGCTGCCCAACGGCTTGAGCGAGATGGAAGTCCGCCAGAAGCTGGACCGCACGGCGACCAAGAACCACACGGATTTGACCTCCTTTTTGGGCGCCGGCTTCTATGACCACGACATTCCCAGCGCGGTTGACGCCCTGTGCTCGCGCGGTGAATTCTACACAGCCTACACGCCCTACCAGGCCGAGGCATCCCAGGGCATGCTCCAGGCCATTTTTGAATACCAGACCGCCATGGCCCGGCTGCTCGACCTGCCCTACGCCAACGCCTCTCTCTACGACGGCGGCACGGCCCTGTACGAGGCCATCATGATGGCGGTGCGTCACACCAAGAAGACCCGCATCGTCATTTGCGAGAGCGTCAACCCCATTTACCGGGTCATGCTCGACAGCTACACCACCAATTTGCAACTCGATCTCGTGACCGTCCCCCACCAGGACTGCCACACGGACATGGATGCCCTC from the Deltaproteobacteria bacterium genome contains:
- the gcvH gene encoding glycine cleavage system protein GcvH — protein: MNPQGLLYAKSHEWVKIDGDVATVGITHFAQEQLGDLTFVELPQVGSTAEAGAEIGTVESVKAASEIYSPVSGEIVEINAELESAPELINQDAFGAGWMFKVKLSAQPSGLLDTTAYDAHCATEAH
- a CDS encoding AraC family transcriptional regulator; this translates as MTQTISPHFSTSSPPALTMAGHLDPQSARHSQARQTHQILHVHRGVSLLVDECRKQPILAGLTAFIPAGWPHRFTVLGAGVDYKALSLSPGLFTASVSGIVIFRASALEQNLLDRIVIHDQADLHGLTQDCLNLLLKLIPKTLNIPASIVRLPLPSTPLTREIVSFIESSHARPLGMDDFTAAFPYSARHLTRLFREDLGLTMFEYLRLYRILMASIALGDESRSITQCALDAGYEGQSSFDHDFREIYGVAPKVFRQRIMGTEADSRDEA